From the Candidatus Nanopelagicales bacterium genome, the window CCGGATGTGACCGAGAGGTCCATCGGATAGGAGACGGCCAGTAGTCGGTCGCTATTCGGAGGAGTTGCCAGATGCAGTGCCCCTTCTGTCGCAAGGCGGATTCGCGAGTAGTTGATTCGCGGGCGAGCGATGAGGCCAGCTTGATTCGCCGTCGTCGGCAGTGCCCAGACTGTGGACGACGCTTCACGACCGTGGAAACACCGAGCCTGAACGTGTTGAAGCGTAGTGGGGCGTCCGAGCCGTTCACCAGGGCGAAGGTAGTAGCAGGCGTGAGCAAGGCGTGTCAGGGGAGACCGGTCAGCGGCGATGACCTGGCCAGACTGGCGCAGCAAGTTGAGGATGCGGTGAGGCAGTCAGGGTGCGCGGAGGTCCCCAGCGGCGAGGTGGGACTGGCGATCCTGGGACCGTTGCGCGACCTTGACGAGGTCGCGTACCTGCGCTTCGCGTCTGTCTACAGGGGATTCAGTTCTTTGGCGGATTTCGAGAAGGAGATCTCGGATCTTCGGTCCGCTGGTGACGATCAGGCTGGCGTCGAGCCCGCAGCGGAGTAGCAGCCCAAACCTCTGGTGAGCAGCCAGTCGCAGTAGAAGGAGAGTCGGATGACGGAGATCAGCGCTGATCGCAGGGGCCTGAAGGTTGGCCACACATTCAGCACCGATGGAGTCCACCCATTCGACGAGGTCGTCTGGGAGCGGCGAGACGTCACGCAGACGAACTGGAGGACGGGCGAGGTTGTCTTCGAGCAGCCTGGAGTTGAATTCCCCGAGTCATGGAGCGTGAACGCGTCCACGATCGTCGCGACGAAGTACTTCCGAGGAGCGTTGGGCACCGAGTCCCGGGAATGGTCGCTGAAGCAGCTCCTGACACGGGTCGTCGACAGATACGTGACCCTTGGCCTTGACAACGGATACTTCGCGACCGAGGCCGACGCGGAGGTCTTCGGACAGGAGCTGATCTGGCTGTTGCTTCATCAGCACTTCTCGTTCAACTCGCCTGTGTGGTTCAACGTCGGCACCTCAAGCCCCGAGCAGGTATCGGCCTGCTTCATCTTGTCAGTTGACGACACGATGGATTCGATCTTGAACTGGTACCGGGAGGAAGGCCTGATCTTCAAGGGCGGCTCCGGAGCGGGTCTGAACCTGTCCAAGATTCGCTCCAGCAAGGAGCTGTTGAGATCCTCTGGCGGAACCGCGAGCGGTCCGGTGTCGTTCATGCGCGGTGCTGATGCCTCCGCCGGGACGATCAAGTCCGGTGGTGCGACTCGGCGGGCCGCGAAGATGGTGGTTCTGGATGTGGATCATCCGGACATCGAGGAGTTCATTGAGACCAAGGTCCGGGAAGAAGAGAAGATCCGCGTCCTGCGAGACGCTGGCTACGAGATGGACCTCGACGGTCGCGACATAACGTCTGTTCAGTACCAGAACGCGAACAACTCGGTCCGGGTGTCGGATGAGTTCATGCGTGCGGTTGACTCCGATTCTGAGTTTGCCTTGGTTGGACGCACGACGGGTGAGGTCATCGAGAAGGTCGATGCCAAGCGACTGTTTCGCAAGATGGCCGAAGCTGCCTGGGCGTGCGCTGACCCAGGAATTCAATACGACGACACGATCAACGACTGGCACACCAATCCCGAGGCCGGCCGAATCACGGCGAGCAATCCGTGCAGTGAGTACATGTCGCTCGACAACAGCTCCTGCAACTTGGCGTCGCTCAACTTGCTCAACTTCCTGTCGGACACTGACACGTTCGACACCGAGCGTTTCGTCAAGGCCGTGGAACTGATCATCACGGCGATGGACATCTCTATCTGTTTCGCGGCTTTCCCAACAGAGGCGATAGCTCAGACCACGCGGGACTTCCGCCAGCTCGGACTGGGGTACGCCAACCTGGGCGCTGTTCTGATGGCGTCGGGTCTCGCATACGATTCCGATGCCGGCCGGGCGTTCGCGGCTGCGGTGACCAGCGTAATGACCGGTACGGCTTACCGCCGGTCCGCGGAACTGGCCTCTGTTGTCGGCCCCTATGCGGGGTACGCGCGGAACGCTGAGGCGCACATCCGAGTCATGCGCAAGCACGCTGGCGCGACGGATTCCATCAGGTCCGTGTCCTCGTTCGACCGCGACGTGATCAAGGCGGCCGCTCATGCCTGGCGCGAGTGTCTTGACATGGGAGCCAAGAACGGTTGGCGGAACGCGCAGGCTACGGTCCTTGCTCCTACGGGGACTATCGGCTTCATGATGGACTGCGACACAACCGGGATCGAGCCGGACTTCTCCTTGGTGAAGTTCAAGAAGCTCGTGGGCGGCGGATCCATGCAGATCGTCAACCAGACAGTCCCGAGAGCCTTGCGCAAACTTGGTTACCCCGAGGAGACGATCGAGGCGATCGTTGAGCACATCGCGACCAATGGCAATGTGCTCGGCGCTCCCGGTCTGCGTGAGGAGCACTATTCGGTGTTCGACTGTGCTGTGGGCGAACGCGCCATTACCCCCATGGGGCATGTTCGGATGATGGCCGCGGTGCAGCCGATGCTGTCCGGCGCGATCTCGAAGACCGTGAACCTGCCCAGCGAGGCAACGGTCGAGGACGTCGAGGACATCTACTATCAGGGGTGGCGACTGGGACTGAAAGCCCTGGCTATCTACCGCGACGCTTCCAAGGTGGGTCAGCCGCTGTCCGGCTCAAAGGCCGCGTCCGCTGATTCCGATGAGGAAAGCCAACAGCGTCCCACCCGTCGCAGGCTCCCGAAGAAGCGTCCTTCGCAGACCGTTTCGTTCGCTGTAGGCGGGGCGGAAGGCTACATGACTGCTGGTTCGTACCCTGACGATGGTTTGGGCGAGGTGTTCCTCAAGCTCGGCAAGCAGGGTTCAACATTGGCTGGCGTGATGGACGCCTTCTCGATAGCGGTCTCGATTGCCCTGCAATATGGTGTGCCGCTGGACGCGTTCGTATCCAAGTTCGTGAACATGCGGTTTGAGCCAGCGGGAATGACTGATGACCCGGACATCCGGATGGCCCAGTCGATCATGGACTACATATTCCGCCGGTTGGCGCTTGACTACCTGCCGCACGAGGAGCGGTCGGCCCTGGGAATCCACACTGCCGAGGAACGCGCACGCGCTCTCGCCGGAGAGAAGGGGGCGATCGCGGAAGAGTCCGAAGCGGATCTGGACATAGATGCTTTGCGCCAGTCAGCGCCTGTGAACATCGAGTCTGGAGGCGTCGGCGGTGCCCATTCCACCGCGGAACTGATGGAAGTGATAACCGGCGAGTCCGCTGACGCCCCGCTGTGCATGACCTGTGGGATCAAGATGCGGCCTGCCGGTTCGTGCTACGTCTGCGAAGGGTGCGGATCGACAAGCGGGTGCAGCTAGTGGCTGGGGTCAGATGGAGAGAGCAACGAGGGCTTCTATCTGGTTGATGTGCTTATCGACGTCTGGGATCTCGCCCGCGTCCCAGAAAGCCGACGAGGTCTGTGAAGACGCGCGGGCCTCATCGAGCCGATCACGCTGATCGGCCAGGAACGCCAGGATGATGGCTGTTGAGAACGGTGCGGCCACCTCGTGTGGTCGGGCAAGAGTGTGATCCAGTGCGCCGCTCCATCGGCCGCTGAATGATTCCAAGAGCGGGATCCACTCGGATCGCACA encodes:
- the nrdR gene encoding transcriptional regulator NrdR encodes the protein MQCPFCRKADSRVVDSRASDEASLIRRRRQCPDCGRRFTTVETPSLNVLKRSGASEPFTRAKVVAGVSKACQGRPVSGDDLARLAQQVEDAVRQSGCAEVPSGEVGLAILGPLRDLDEVAYLRFASVYRGFSSLADFEKEISDLRSAGDDQAGVEPAAE
- a CDS encoding vitamin B12-dependent ribonucleotide reductase gives rise to the protein MTEISADRRGLKVGHTFSTDGVHPFDEVVWERRDVTQTNWRTGEVVFEQPGVEFPESWSVNASTIVATKYFRGALGTESREWSLKQLLTRVVDRYVTLGLDNGYFATEADAEVFGQELIWLLLHQHFSFNSPVWFNVGTSSPEQVSACFILSVDDTMDSILNWYREEGLIFKGGSGAGLNLSKIRSSKELLRSSGGTASGPVSFMRGADASAGTIKSGGATRRAAKMVVLDVDHPDIEEFIETKVREEEKIRVLRDAGYEMDLDGRDITSVQYQNANNSVRVSDEFMRAVDSDSEFALVGRTTGEVIEKVDAKRLFRKMAEAAWACADPGIQYDDTINDWHTNPEAGRITASNPCSEYMSLDNSSCNLASLNLLNFLSDTDTFDTERFVKAVELIITAMDISICFAAFPTEAIAQTTRDFRQLGLGYANLGAVLMASGLAYDSDAGRAFAAAVTSVMTGTAYRRSAELASVVGPYAGYARNAEAHIRVMRKHAGATDSIRSVSSFDRDVIKAAAHAWRECLDMGAKNGWRNAQATVLAPTGTIGFMMDCDTTGIEPDFSLVKFKKLVGGGSMQIVNQTVPRALRKLGYPEETIEAIVEHIATNGNVLGAPGLREEHYSVFDCAVGERAITPMGHVRMMAAVQPMLSGAISKTVNLPSEATVEDVEDIYYQGWRLGLKALAIYRDASKVGQPLSGSKAASADSDEESQQRPTRRRLPKKRPSQTVSFAVGGAEGYMTAGSYPDDGLGEVFLKLGKQGSTLAGVMDAFSIAVSIALQYGVPLDAFVSKFVNMRFEPAGMTDDPDIRMAQSIMDYIFRRLALDYLPHEERSALGIHTAEERARALAGEKGAIAEESEADLDIDALRQSAPVNIESGGVGGAHSTAELMEVITGESADAPLCMTCGIKMRPAGSCYVCEGCGSTSGCS